TAGCAGTGGTTTGTACTTAGCGACTCCACGATACCAATTTGTACCGCCCATCTGTACACCCAAAAAAGCAGCATAGGCGCACTCACTCCAGCCAGAATTAGGACTAGGATCATTAACTGCATCTCGCTGACAAACTCGCCAAATATGCATCGGTTTACCCGATAACAACGCCAGAGTTGTAACTGTTAACCGACAAGGTAGCCAAGTCAAACAATCTTCTAAGCGCGCACAAAACCATCCCAAATAAGTATAGGGTGCTTCCCGATATCCCACCATTGAATCAAGGGTACTGCTGGCTTTATATGCTAAAACCAAGGGGTTGGCCCCACAATTGGCACAAAGACACCAACAATTGCATAAAAAAGCGGAGCCATAACTCCATCGGTAGCATTTTCTGCAACCGTTTCTAAAACAGCTCGAAAAATTTCTGCTTGTGTGAGGTTTTGTGTATCTCGACCAACGTAATTACTTAAAGTTTTTCGAGCCTTCTCCAAATCTCCTGTTGTTAAAGGTTGTAAAATAGCCAGCGCTGCTACCCGCAAACTTCTGCCAGCAAAACAACTTGCCAAAAGAATACTTTCTATTGCAATTCCCAACAACGGATGAACCCATCTAGCACTTTGAATAATCAAAAAGCCAATCAGACCGCTACCAATTATTAGAATAATCCCTAGTACGATTCCAGCTAGGCGTTGTGTGAGAGAATTTTTAGACAATTTGAGAGAAAATTTAGTCAGGCGATAAATTACCCACCCCATAACTTGCACTGGATGAGGCCAATTCCAAGGATCGCCAATTAAGTAATCTAAAAATGCTGCAATTATTAAGATATAGATGCTATTAATCATAAATCACTAAACCACAAAACTAGCTTCTTCCCCAAGGGAAGCTTGCCAGCTACGAGCATCGTAATAAAGGTCTGCCAGAGTAATACTGTACAAAGCTTCTTTGAGCTTTTGGTTGAGTCTTTGCCAAAGGCTAAATGTTACCCAATCTTCAGCTTGTGTAGGTGCTGGGGTGTGATGAGGTAAATGGCTAGTCTCGCCAACTGCTTCTAAAATTTGTCCTATAGATATTTGTAGAGGCTCTCTTGCCAATTGGTATCCACCGATGCTACCACGAATTGATTTCACTAAAGACGCACGACGCATTTCTATTAGTAGTTTTTCGAGGTAAGGAGCCGGGATATCTTGGCGTTTAGCGATCGCTCTTACAGATACAGGCCCATATTTTGGCTGTAAACTCAAATCTAGCAACGCCTTCACACTATAGTGTCCTCTGGTAGTTAGTTTCATTTTGGCAAGTTTGTTGTTTGTCCTTTGTAAATAACCAATGACCAATTCTTCTCTATGAGAGGCTACGCCAATGGCTTCTCTATGAGATGCTGTTCGCATTCGCTCAGTTTAACTGACCAATGACTAATGACTAATGATTAAGGATCAGTTTTACTTATCATTCTGTAACTCAGTTATCATCCTCAGCAAATAAAGAACTTTTGAGCGTTAGTTTAGAAAACTTAAAACTTCTATAGTCTAGCAGTGATTTACAAACTATATATATAGTTATCAGCATTGCCAGCATTCTCTAAAATAGATTGTCTTGAAAATATTGTTAATTACATAACAATTGTGCATCTGAGTGTAATATACTTGGCTAGGTTGAGATAAAAACTAAAGGAATATGTTCCTATTAGCTCAACCTCAGCTAAAATAAAATCGATTCCAACACTTCAAACATTCATTTTCGACCTAAGTTGATGCCTAAACTGAAAAAAATTGAACCCCTACTCGGTGAAGAACTGCTCAAAAAAGTTAAAGAGCTAGAGAGCGAGAGCAAAGAAGACAAAGCTAAGAAGTGCGGCTACTATACCGTTACCAAAAATGGTATAGAGCGCGTCAATATGATGAAGTTCTTAAATGCCCTAATTGATGCTGAAGGCATTCAGTTGGACAGCACACCCAGCGCTAATGGGCGTGGTGGACGTAGTGCTAGCTATAGAATTAGTGTGCAATCCAATGGTAACTTACTTATAGGTTCAGCTTATACAAAACAGATGAATCTGCAACCAGGAGATGAATTTATCATCACTTTAGGCAAAAAGCACATTCGTCTGAGACAGGTAGACCCAGAAGATCGGGAAGGTGATGAAACCATAGAAGCCACAGCTTAGGAATATAGTTAAGAGTCCAAAGTCAACATATTTTGGATTTTAGATTTTAGATTTTGGATTGACCCCACCGATCAACGGGTGAGTCTTGAAGATTTTGGATTTTGGATTGTTTTTAGTTCATACCCCACTCCTTTTAGGTGGAACAAATCTCAAATCCTAAAGCTGCATCCCAAGAGTGGGTGCAGTTAATCTAAAATTGCAAATCCAAAATCCAAAATTGATTGACTAATGATTAGTAACGATATCTGTGGTTGGTAAGACTGGTAAATAGTGACGAAGTGCCTTGCGTGTAACTGCTAAATTGCAGGTTAAAGCAATTTGCTCTTTTTCTAGTAAACCCAAAATGCGATCGGGTTTGTCTCTTGCTACCACTGGTAATTGATGCAAACCTCGAAGACTCATGCGGTCTAAAGCTTCAGATAATAATTCATCTTGCCATGCATAGAGGATTTCAGTATTACAAATATCTATGAGAGTTTGACTAGATAAATTATCTGGAATTTCAGTTAGTGAATTTGGGTAAGTTTGCCAAAGAGCAAGGACGCGGTTAATATCTTCCAGAGAAAGTATACCAACTAATTGCTCGGCTTCATCAAGTACTAAAGCGCTCCGGGTGCGATCGCGGATCATTTCCACCGCTGCATCTAAAACTCCAAGGGTTGCAGGTAACTTTTTGGGACAGGGGTACATGGCATCTTCTACCAAAATTTGCTGCACAATTTCCGCTTGTTCATCTTTCAATTCTGAAAGACCAATCTGTTGTAGATTAGAGTTAGAGTTAAAAGTTGGTTTAATCCTTTCCACTAGCCAAACACTCAAACCCACAGCTGCCATCAAGGGTAAAACAATGCGATAGTCGCGGGTTAATTCAAACAGCATTAAAATAGCTGTTAACGGCGCTCTGACACTAGCAGCTAGTACTGCTGCCATTCCTACCATTGCATAAGCTGGGGGAGCCGCCATTTGATCGCAAATAGTTGGGAATGCTACAGCTAAAATTTTGGCGTAAGCTGAACCAAAAGAAGCACCTAAAAACATGGCTGGTGCAAACAAGCCACCGATGAAACCACTACCTGTACTAATTGCAGTCATCAGTAGCTTCACCACCAACAACACCACCAGCAGGGACAATGGAAACTCCACATCCTGAAGCATTGCTTCTACAGTTTCATAACCCACACCTAGAATTTGTGGGAAATGCAAAGCAACTGCGCCAATTATCACACCGCCAATAATTGGATGAATCGGCTCAGGGATTCGTCCCAAAAAGGCAAAACCTGGAACCTTCCCAGCAAAACAGGCTTTTGCTCCCCGAATTGATTGAGTATAAGCCAGAGAAACTAGGCTGGCCCCTAAACCCAAACCAAGATAAAGGGGTAATTCCAAAGGACTGCGGACTTGGTAAACAGGTAAATCAAAAGCAGGTTGTGCCCCCAAACC
This Nostoc sp. KVJ3 DNA region includes the following protein-coding sequences:
- a CDS encoding Rrf2 family transcriptional regulator; translation: MKLTTRGHYSVKALLDLSLQPKYGPVSVRAIAKRQDIPAPYLEKLLIEMRRASLVKSIRGSIGGYQLAREPLQISIGQILEAVGETSHLPHHTPAPTQAEDWVTFSLWQRLNQKLKEALYSITLADLYYDARSWQASLGEEASFVV
- a CDS encoding AbrB family transcriptional regulator, with the translated sequence MPKLKKIEPLLGEELLKKVKELESESKEDKAKKCGYYTVTKNGIERVNMMKFLNALIDAEGIQLDSTPSANGRGGRSASYRISVQSNGNLLIGSAYTKQMNLQPGDEFIITLGKKHIRLRQVDPEDREGDETIEATA
- a CDS encoding chloride channel protein — its product is MTLLPPTQLRKVRSQPAFPTPSAPLAHLINRFQPSPETVVLFLAMLIGGGAGMGVVTFHYLIQLIHQLMLENLMGQIGVWGAWTLACVPTLGGLIVGLMRWRTQDFGPGLSSLIAASQGTEIRRPLRPVTKMLAASVSLGSGASLGPEGPSVEIGANFGMLFSVILNVSQERQRLLLGAGAAAGLAAGFNAPIAGVFFALEVVMGATSFATSAVSVVLLAAVVAALIAQIGLGAQPAFDLPVYQVRSPLELPLYLGLGLGASLVSLAYTQSIRGAKACFAGKVPGFAFLGRIPEPIHPIIGGVIIGAVALHFPQILGVGYETVEAMLQDVEFPLSLLVVLLVVKLLMTAISTGSGFIGGLFAPAMFLGASFGSAYAKILAVAFPTICDQMAAPPAYAMVGMAAVLAASVRAPLTAILMLFELTRDYRIVLPLMAAVGLSVWLVERIKPTFNSNSNLQQIGLSELKDEQAEIVQQILVEDAMYPCPKKLPATLGVLDAAVEMIRDRTRSALVLDEAEQLVGILSLEDINRVLALWQTYPNSLTEIPDNLSSQTLIDICNTEILYAWQDELLSEALDRMSLRGLHQLPVVARDKPDRILGLLEKEQIALTCNLAVTRKALRHYLPVLPTTDIVTNH